A window from Methanobrevibacter sp. V74 encodes these proteins:
- a CDS encoding phage terminase large subunit: MILAREKEVLIGGAAGGSKSTSLLMRALFYVQDDVNEYHALILRRTLSDLKRKGALIHKASQWLNRNEVQNNASIKPKWNGTEHSWTFPNGNSLTFGYLRNINDLDTYQGSEYQFIGIDELTQLERFKYIYMRSRVRKTKDNKLPTQLMCSSNPGKRGNKWVRERFIEKNRH; this comes from the coding sequence ATGATACTGGCTAGAGAAAAGGAAGTCTTGATTGGTGGTGCCGCAGGAGGTTCCAAATCAACAAGTCTGTTGATGAGGGCACTGTTTTATGTTCAGGATGATGTTAATGAATATCATGCCCTCATCCTGAGACGTACTTTATCTGACTTGAAGCGTAAAGGAGCTTTAATTCATAAAGCAAGTCAGTGGTTAAATCGAAATGAAGTTCAAAATAATGCAAGCATCAAACCGAAGTGGAATGGAACAGAACATTCATGGACATTTCCCAATGGAAATTCACTAACCTTTGGATATTTAAGAAACATCAATGACCTCGATACATATCAGGGTTCCGAATACCAGTTCATAGGAATTGATGAACTGACACAGCTTGAAAGATTCAAATACATTTACATGAGGTCAAGGGTAAGAAAAACAAAAGACAACAAACTTCCTACACAGTTAATGTGCTCCAGTAATCCCGGTAAACGTGGGAACAAATGGGTTCGTGAAAGATTCATAGAAAAAAATAGACACTGA